One window from the genome of Musa acuminata AAA Group cultivar baxijiao chromosome BXJ1-4, Cavendish_Baxijiao_AAA, whole genome shotgun sequence encodes:
- the LOC135671764 gene encoding pentatricopeptide repeat-containing protein At1g05600-like — translation MPMAVRWPRVLTPSYLAQLMRRQKDPAAALRLFDEAPLRYPSYRHNSLVYSAALDSLLSVDPLPVPALADLLSRLALRDSCPAPDLLFARAIRALSGDPPAALSLFLRLLPRSNSPSWSLSFHALLRLLLARGHLSLALRLFSSCAGRREVRLGPPALNLLVDALCRDGRPDAAVQAFAAFSDLCCYPDRDTYRNLMRGLCDAGRLDDAIHLLRSMLWRISQKGCDADVVVYRTLLEALCQNGRIAEAEEILARVLKKGLRSTKRRRTFCGPVLQGLTVEEAKKVIDEALVVRGVKSLTSYKAMLEDLYAEGNFDDAQQMFDEMIESGFRPPVSIFENKISALCQEGRADDSVRVLEKEMPGRDCVPTVRTYNLVMEGLCKEGKSMRAVEYLDKMDKQVGCVAQKETFEILVDGLHAECRHLEAAQVLERMLRRRYRPNRAVFSSVIQGLCSIVRRYEATLWLEEMISHGEIPEAEVWASLASMVCFSDLTESLLLEVLEHKHDAG, via the coding sequence ATGCCGATGGCGGTTCGGTGGCCGCGAGTGCTCACGCCGAGCTACCTGGCGCAGCTCATGCGGCGGCAGAAGGACCCCGCTGCCGCGCTCCGCCTCTTCGATGAGGCCCCTCTCCGTTACCCTTCCTACCGCCACAACTCCCTCGTCTACTCCGCCGCCCTCGACTCCCTCCTCTCCGTCGACCCTCTCCCCGTCCCCGCCCTCGCCGACCTCCTCTCCCGCCTCGCGCTCCGCGATTCCTGCCCCGCCCCCGACCTCCTCTTCGCCCGCGCCATACGCGCCCTTTCCGGCGACCCCCCCGCGGCCCTCTCGCTCTTCCTTCGCCTCCTCCCCCGCTCCAACTCTCCCTCGTGGTCCCTCTCCTTCCACGCCCTCCTCCGGCTCCTCCTTGCCCGCGGCCACCTCTCCCTCGCCCTCCGCCTCTTCTCCAGCTGCGCCGGGCGCCGTGAGGTGCGCCTCGGGCCCCCCGCTCTTAACCTCCTCGTCGATGCCCTCTGCCGCGACGGTCGCCCCGACGCCGCCGTCCAGGCCTTCGCTGCCTTCAGCGACCTCTGCTGCTACCCCGACCGCGACACCTATCGCAACCTTATGCGCGGCCTCTGCGACGCCGGTCGCCTCGATGACGCCATCCACCTGCTCCGGTCCATGCTATGGCGGATTTCACAGAAGGGCTGCGACGCCGACGTTGTCGTTTATAGGACGCTTCTCGAGGCGCTGTGCCAGAACGGACGTATTGCGGAGGCCGAGGAGATTCTCGCCAGGGTGCTTAAGAAGGGGCTCAGGTCCACGAAACGTCGGCGGACATTCTGCGGCCCGGTGCTCCAAGGTTTGACCGTGGAGGAGGCCAAGAAGGTCATTGACGAGGCACTGGTGGTAAGAGGAGTGAAGAGCCTGACGAGCTACAAAGCAATGCTGGAGGACTTGTACGCGGAAGGGAATTTCGACGATGCACAGCAGATGTTCGATGAAATGATTGAGAGTGGGTTTCGACCACCGGTGTCCATCTTTGAAAACAAGATCAGTGCCTTGTGCCAGGAAGGGAGGGCGGATGACAGTGTGAGGGTGCTAGAAAAGGAGATGCCAGGCAGGGATTGTGTTCCTACCGTTAGAACTTATAATCTAGTGATGGAAGGACTGTGTAAGGAGGGGAAGTCGATGAGGGCAGTGGAGTATTTGGACAAGATGGATAAACAGGTGGGTTGTGTAGCCCAGAAAGAGACATTTGAAATCTTGGTCGATGGCTTGCATGCAGAATGCCGGCATCTTGAGGCAGCCCAGGTTTTGGAGAGGATGCTTAGGAGGAGGTATCGGCCTAACAGAGCAGTTTTCAGCAGTGTAATTCAGGGGCTCTGTTCGATTGTCAGGAGATATGAAGCCACATTGTGGTTAGAGGAAATGATCAGCCATGGCGAGATCCCTGAAGCTGAAGTATGGGCCTCATTGGCCTCCATGGTTTGTTTCAGTGACTTGACGGAATCTTTACTTCTGGAGGTCTTGGAACATAAGCATGATGCAGGTTGA